In one Mycobacteroides chelonae genomic region, the following are encoded:
- a CDS encoding metallopeptidase family protein, whose product MAVQMSEQRFEELVSDALDAVPPKLAAAIDNVVVLVQDRNPEDPELLGLYEGIALTERDSFYAGALPDTITIYREPLLEMCSSEHEVVDEVTITVIHEIAHHFGIDDERLHQLGWG is encoded by the coding sequence ATGGCCGTCCAGATGAGCGAACAACGGTTCGAGGAACTTGTTTCCGACGCCTTGGACGCTGTGCCACCGAAGCTCGCCGCCGCCATCGACAACGTGGTGGTGTTGGTCCAGGACCGCAATCCGGAGGACCCCGAGCTACTCGGGCTGTACGAGGGAATCGCACTGACCGAGCGCGACAGCTTCTACGCCGGCGCGCTGCCGGACACCATCACGATCTACCGCGAGCCGCTGCTCGAGATGTGTTCCAGCGAACATGAGGTAGTGGACGAGGTGACGATCACCGTGATCCACGAGATCGCCCATCATTTTGGTATCGACGATGAGCGATTACACCAGCTGGGCTGGGGCTAA
- a CDS encoding nitroreductase family deazaflavin-dependent oxidoreductase, translating to MTEGVTSDTYRELSENGVQKHNSRMIRLLRENGGKLPGVPDDEMPVLILKILGAKTGIERLTPLGYFEHEGRRFIVGSNGGQQKPPSWIFNVRTHPTVTVEVVPNSYDAVVRELDSSERDQLFPVLVARYAFFGDYQARIERVIPMFELMPL from the coding sequence ATGACCGAAGGCGTGACCTCGGATACTTACCGGGAGCTTTCTGAGAACGGCGTGCAGAAGCACAACAGCCGGATGATCAGGCTGCTCCGCGAGAACGGCGGCAAGCTGCCCGGCGTGCCCGATGACGAGATGCCGGTGCTCATCCTGAAGATCCTCGGCGCGAAAACGGGAATCGAACGGTTGACACCGCTGGGCTACTTCGAGCACGAGGGTCGCAGGTTCATTGTGGGATCCAACGGCGGACAGCAGAAGCCGCCATCGTGGATCTTCAATGTGCGCACCCATCCCACCGTGACCGTCGAGGTGGTTCCGAACAGTTACGACGCCGTTGTGCGCGAGCTGGACTCGAGTGAACGCGATCAACTCTTCCCGGTGCTGGTGGCCAGATACGCATTCTTCGGTGACTATCAGGCGCGCATCGAGCGAGTGATCCCGATGTTCGAGTTGATGCCGCTCTAG
- a CDS encoding septum formation family protein, which produces MSDEAEPTKVERDESAPDESPDDEVGTETSADSEAESAAAAVPPAEAEQAPETPATSNSDDTESVAPDEAPQTEVLDYPENAPGDDVADEPAAVDEGDSPSDKPHWWEGLKEGLKERSTHRALLLVTFGGLFIAGLTQALPDGWTSADRLVNRIDSNPVPSTGAPGNSTFNSAKAGDCLSWSAPTSMADVRTVDCGSDHRFEVAESIDLRTFPGTEYGPDSQPPSMVRIQEISQEQCQVAINRYLGDRYDPNSRFTMGMLYPDKKGWSEAGERRVLCGLQLPGSDNQQQLFRGKVAEQDQSKVWPVGTCVGIDSTTNLPTELPVDCDRAHAMEITGTVSLAEQFPGAVPPEPDQDAFIKDNCNRLTNEYMGNPDGFRATTLTLSYNTITLPSWTAGSRQVSCNIGSTLGNGAWSTLVNSAKSGQLLINGQPPVPPPDIPADRLNLPPIPLSTTPAPTQQPTQQPTYTQQPTYTQQPTRTQQPTQQTTQQPTRTSAPPTSSVAPNPSNPPGNTIVTTLPPGAGPPPPPAGPPMDGPPMEGPPMEGQPPGQAPPGAPPPGPA; this is translated from the coding sequence ATGAGCGACGAAGCCGAACCCACGAAGGTCGAGCGGGACGAGTCCGCCCCGGACGAATCCCCTGACGACGAGGTGGGCACCGAGACATCCGCAGACTCCGAAGCCGAGTCCGCGGCTGCTGCCGTGCCACCCGCGGAGGCCGAGCAGGCCCCAGAGACCCCGGCCACCTCGAACTCCGACGACACCGAATCGGTGGCCCCCGACGAAGCTCCGCAGACGGAAGTCCTGGACTACCCCGAGAACGCGCCTGGGGACGACGTCGCAGACGAGCCCGCGGCCGTCGACGAGGGCGACTCCCCATCGGACAAACCGCACTGGTGGGAGGGCTTGAAAGAGGGACTCAAGGAACGGTCCACACATCGTGCCCTGCTGCTCGTCACCTTCGGCGGATTGTTCATCGCCGGCCTCACCCAGGCACTGCCGGACGGTTGGACCTCGGCAGACCGCTTGGTCAACAGGATCGACTCCAACCCGGTGCCGAGCACCGGCGCCCCGGGCAACAGCACCTTCAACTCGGCGAAGGCCGGCGACTGCCTCAGCTGGTCGGCGCCCACCTCGATGGCCGATGTCCGCACCGTTGACTGCGGGAGCGATCACCGCTTCGAGGTCGCTGAGTCCATTGACCTGCGCACCTTCCCCGGCACCGAGTACGGGCCGGATTCACAGCCACCCAGCATGGTGCGCATCCAGGAGATCAGTCAGGAACAGTGCCAGGTCGCCATCAACCGTTACCTGGGAGATCGCTACGACCCGAACAGCCGATTCACCATGGGCATGCTGTATCCCGACAAGAAGGGCTGGTCCGAAGCGGGTGAACGGCGCGTGCTCTGTGGTCTGCAGCTCCCCGGCTCCGACAACCAGCAACAGCTGTTCCGCGGCAAGGTGGCCGAGCAGGACCAGTCCAAGGTCTGGCCGGTAGGGACCTGCGTCGGTATCGACTCCACGACGAACCTGCCCACCGAGCTGCCGGTCGACTGCGACAGAGCTCATGCCATGGAGATCACCGGAACGGTGAGCCTGGCAGAGCAGTTCCCGGGTGCGGTGCCGCCCGAGCCTGACCAGGACGCGTTCATCAAGGACAACTGCAACCGTCTGACCAATGAGTACATGGGCAATCCCGACGGATTCCGCGCCACCACGCTGACGCTGTCGTACAACACCATCACCTTGCCGAGCTGGACGGCCGGCAGCCGTCAGGTCAGCTGCAACATCGGGTCCACCCTCGGTAACGGTGCCTGGTCGACTCTGGTCAACAGCGCCAAGAGTGGGCAGCTGCTCATCAACGGGCAGCCGCCGGTGCCGCCGCCGGACATCCCGGCGGACCGGCTGAACTTGCCGCCGATCCCGCTGTCCACCACTCCTGCGCCTACCCAGCAGCCGACTCAGCAACCCACCTACACGCAGCAGCCGACGTATACGCAGCAGCCAACCCGCACCCAACAACCGACTCAGCAGACGACACAGCAGCCGACTCGGACCTCCGCGCCGCCGACGTCTTCGGTAGCGCCGAATCCCAGCAACCCTCCGGGCAACACGATCGTGACCACGCTGCCTCCGGGTGCGGGTCCGCCTCCGCCGCCCGCGGGCCCGCCGATGGACGGACCGCCCATGGAGGGGCCGCCGATGGAGGGGCAGCCACCGGGCCAGGCGCCTCCGGGCGCGCCGCCACCCGGACCGGCCTAG
- a CDS encoding PPE domain-containing protein — translation MTGFTGVNWVARKAKKLALDLTTGAGPTHVVDSALAWQEISAAFAEVHENSLGVGEKLMEGYRGPRAEEALTKLTPFTEWLDKMAGLTQEVSDTANTYAESYGTAVLDMPHINDLAQLEKAKAEALSAGGALFGLHATTEGMEQGLDLQAAKAMETYESASEPAAKVVEFPPAPEVIKYPEEKSQANSGNTGVSAAGFGMSEMGPSPLSPDSVPGVQSARAAAISMTANAASAGGSGMGMGGMGAPMAGMMAGGALAASAGKGIKVGNAGTKKDEDEDDKDLTAIGATGVFMGDESKPVELPDILTTKPASDKVADFENVDASALFERGGSKGAVAPPVLGASAEL, via the coding sequence ATGACCGGATTCACTGGCGTCAACTGGGTGGCCCGCAAGGCTAAGAAGCTGGCACTGGACCTGACTACGGGTGCCGGACCGACGCATGTCGTCGACAGTGCCCTGGCCTGGCAGGAGATCAGCGCCGCGTTCGCCGAGGTGCACGAGAACAGCCTGGGTGTCGGCGAGAAGCTGATGGAGGGGTATCGCGGTCCCCGCGCCGAGGAGGCGCTGACCAAGCTCACCCCGTTCACCGAGTGGCTGGACAAGATGGCCGGACTGACCCAGGAGGTCAGCGACACCGCCAACACGTACGCCGAGTCGTACGGCACGGCGGTTCTGGACATGCCGCACATCAACGACTTGGCTCAGCTTGAGAAGGCCAAGGCCGAGGCGTTGTCCGCGGGTGGGGCACTCTTCGGGCTGCACGCCACCACCGAGGGCATGGAGCAGGGCCTGGATCTGCAGGCGGCCAAGGCGATGGAGACCTACGAGTCGGCCAGCGAGCCCGCAGCCAAGGTCGTGGAGTTCCCGCCGGCCCCCGAGGTCATCAAGTACCCCGAAGAGAAGTCGCAAGCCAACAGCGGCAACACCGGCGTCAGCGCTGCCGGTTTCGGTATGTCCGAGATGGGACCGAGCCCGCTGAGCCCCGACTCGGTGCCGGGTGTGCAGAGCGCCCGCGCGGCAGCCATCTCGATGACCGCCAATGCGGCCTCCGCCGGCGGCTCCGGTATGGGTATGGGCGGAATGGGTGCGCCGATGGCCGGCATGATGGCCGGCGGTGCGCTGGCCGCGAGTGCAGGCAAGGGCATCAAGGTGGGGAACGCCGGCACCAAAAAGGATGAGGACGAGGACGACAAGGACCTCACCGCCATTGGTGCCACCGGCGTCTTCATGGGCGACGAGAGCAAGCCTGTCGAGTTGCCGGACATCCTGACCACCAAGCCGGCCAGCGACAAGGTCGCCGACTTCGAAAACGTCGACGCCTCAGCGCTGTTCGAGCGCGGTGGCTCCAAGGGCGCGGTCGCGCCGCCGGTCCTCGGTGCGAGCGCGGAGCTGTGA
- a CDS encoding MBL fold metallo-hydrolase, with amino-acid sequence MRVTSVGHAGFFIETAAGSILCDPWVNPAYFASWFPYPDNSTLDWDRLGNCDYLYVSHLHKDHYDPQNLTDHVNKDAVVLLPDYPVPDLRRELEGLGFHTFVETEDSVKHRVSGPKGDLDVMIIALRAPADGPIGDSGLVVSDGTTTAFNMNDARPVDLDVLAEEFGHIDVHMLQYSGAIWYPMVYDMPARAKEAFGTQKRQRGMDRCRQYIAQVGATWVIPSAGPPCFLDAELRDLNDDHGDPANIFPDQLVFLDQMRQHGHDKGLLMIPGTVADFTGSELNSLTHPVSDEEAEHIFGAGKAAYIEEYAQRMAPVLAAEKAAWAPAEGEPLLGPLRAKFEPIMAQTDQICDGIGYPVELRMGDEIVALDFPKRIVREPIPNEKFRYGFGIAPELVRTVLRDDEPDWVNTIFLSTRFTAWRVGGYNEYLYTFFKCLTNERIAYADGWFAEAHDDSASITLDGWEIQRRCPHLKADLSKFGVVEGNKLTCNLHGWDWNLETGRCLTSKGHELRSRKLG; translated from the coding sequence ATGCGAGTCACCAGTGTCGGCCACGCCGGATTCTTTATCGAGACGGCTGCGGGCAGCATCCTCTGCGACCCCTGGGTTAACCCTGCGTACTTCGCCTCCTGGTTTCCCTACCCCGACAACAGCACCCTGGACTGGGACCGGCTGGGGAACTGCGACTACCTCTACGTCTCGCATCTGCACAAGGACCACTACGACCCGCAAAACCTGACCGACCATGTCAACAAGGACGCGGTGGTGCTGCTGCCCGACTATCCGGTGCCGGATCTGAGGCGCGAACTGGAGGGGCTGGGGTTCCACACCTTCGTGGAGACCGAGGACTCCGTCAAGCATCGGGTCAGCGGCCCCAAGGGTGACTTGGACGTCATGATCATCGCGCTGCGCGCTCCGGCCGACGGACCCATCGGCGACTCCGGCCTCGTGGTATCCGACGGCACCACAACGGCTTTCAATATGAACGACGCCCGCCCCGTCGATCTTGATGTGTTGGCCGAAGAGTTCGGGCACATCGACGTGCACATGCTGCAGTACTCGGGCGCCATCTGGTACCCAATGGTCTACGACATGCCTGCCCGCGCCAAGGAAGCCTTCGGCACCCAGAAACGGCAGCGCGGAATGGACCGCTGCCGTCAGTACATCGCGCAGGTGGGCGCCACCTGGGTCATCCCGTCCGCTGGGCCACCGTGTTTCCTGGACGCCGAACTGCGTGACCTCAACGACGATCACGGCGACCCGGCGAACATCTTCCCGGACCAGCTGGTGTTCTTGGACCAGATGCGCCAGCACGGCCACGACAAGGGCCTACTGATGATTCCCGGCACCGTTGCGGATTTCACCGGCTCCGAATTGAATTCTTTGACGCATCCGGTGTCCGACGAGGAGGCCGAACACATCTTCGGCGCTGGCAAGGCCGCCTACATCGAGGAGTACGCACAGCGGATGGCTCCCGTGTTGGCCGCGGAGAAGGCTGCCTGGGCACCCGCCGAGGGCGAACCGCTGCTCGGGCCGCTACGTGCCAAGTTCGAGCCGATCATGGCGCAAACCGATCAGATCTGCGATGGCATCGGCTATCCGGTGGAGCTGCGCATGGGAGACGAGATTGTGGCGCTCGACTTTCCGAAACGCATTGTCCGTGAACCCATTCCCAATGAGAAGTTCCGCTACGGGTTCGGGATCGCACCGGAGCTGGTGCGCACGGTGCTGCGCGATGACGAGCCGGACTGGGTGAACACCATCTTCTTGTCGACCCGCTTCACCGCGTGGCGCGTGGGTGGCTACAACGAGTACCTATACACGTTCTTCAAATGCCTCACCAACGAGCGCATTGCGTACGCGGACGGCTGGTTCGCCGAGGCCCATGACGACAGCGCCTCGATAACACTGGACGGCTGGGAGATCCAGCGGCGCTGCCCGCACCTCAAGGCCGATCTCTCGAAGTTCGGTGTGGTAGAAGGAAACAAGCTCACCTGCAACCTGCACGGATGGGACTGGAACCTGGAGACCGGCCGCTGCCTGACCTCCAAGGGGCACGAGCTGCGCTCCAGAAAGCTCGGCTAG
- a CDS encoding AAA family ATPase has translation MILRQIAIDREKQPDAWYLEIPAIAQIAREPLRLTTGVTVIVGENGSGKSTFLEAVASSWRSRLPYAVNHWGAPGGSEDTDLYWAITFDAEHPRPGGGCFLRAEAMHQLFTTVDQRTPEQIFEGRLNERSHGESFLAFLAERDMERGLFILDEPEAALSFTSSLQLMAMLDAVVAAGSQVIMATHSPVLAAFPGATILEFGEDGVQQSDWNDLEMVGHWQRFLTDPRAYLRHLFQAE, from the coding sequence GTGATCCTGCGCCAGATCGCGATCGATCGTGAAAAGCAGCCCGACGCTTGGTATTTGGAGATCCCCGCGATCGCACAGATCGCTCGAGAACCCCTGCGATTGACCACCGGCGTCACCGTCATCGTGGGCGAGAACGGCTCGGGCAAGTCCACGTTCCTCGAGGCGGTGGCTTCCTCGTGGCGCTCACGGCTGCCCTATGCGGTCAACCACTGGGGCGCGCCCGGCGGAAGCGAGGACACCGACTTGTACTGGGCCATCACCTTCGATGCCGAGCACCCGCGCCCCGGCGGAGGGTGCTTCCTGCGGGCCGAGGCAATGCACCAGCTATTCACGACGGTCGACCAGCGCACCCCGGAACAGATCTTCGAAGGCAGACTCAACGAACGCTCACATGGCGAGTCGTTTCTGGCGTTCCTCGCCGAGCGAGACATGGAGCGCGGACTGTTCATCCTCGACGAACCCGAGGCCGCGCTGTCCTTCACCTCATCCCTGCAACTGATGGCGATGCTGGACGCCGTGGTCGCCGCCGGATCTCAGGTCATCATGGCCACCCACTCCCCCGTACTCGCGGCCTTCCCGGGCGCCACCATTCTGGAATTCGGCGAAGACGGTGTGCAGCAAAGCGATTGGAACGACCTGGAGATGGTGGGGCACTGGCAGCGCTTCCTCACCGACCCACGCGCGTATCTACGCCACTTGTTCCAGGCCGAATGA
- a CDS encoding MarR family winged helix-turn-helix transcriptional regulator: MSTTDGLTADVLTVIARLNRWVSSQAELPVPTGQARLLALVGEMEDARISDLAQADHCSQPTMTVQLKRLQDVGYVERRVDPTDKRAQRIKLTTAGRNALVAMRAERQSVLDPWLSTLPPDEQRTLAEAARILEGLTRRMAAQAGRSPGPDDVLQQG, translated from the coding sequence GTGTCCACCACCGATGGCCTCACCGCCGACGTCCTTACCGTGATCGCGCGGCTCAACCGCTGGGTGTCCAGCCAGGCAGAGTTGCCCGTACCCACCGGCCAGGCACGGCTGCTGGCACTCGTCGGCGAGATGGAGGACGCACGGATCTCCGATTTGGCGCAGGCCGACCACTGCAGCCAGCCGACGATGACCGTGCAGTTGAAGCGGTTGCAGGACGTTGGGTACGTCGAGCGGCGCGTCGACCCCACGGACAAGCGGGCGCAGCGGATCAAGCTGACCACGGCCGGGCGCAATGCCTTGGTCGCCATGCGCGCCGAGCGGCAGAGTGTGCTGGATCCGTGGTTGAGCACGTTGCCGCCAGATGAGCAGCGCACCCTCGCCGAGGCCGCCAGGATTCTCGAAGGGCTCACGCGCCGGATGGCGGCGCAGGCCGGCCGCTCACCAGGGCCCGACGACGTACTCCAGCAGGGCTAG
- a CDS encoding PE family protein codes for MADVPAPAQREEIRWDLANQPGTVLQVDPDVMKDAAVEYDAMAQRLQEALDKQLEATKFGSAGRDEVSTAVANASAKTNENFEKVAKDGIEQLKRIAEAFRRNSQAFVDLERHNAARINGVGE; via the coding sequence ATGGCTGACGTACCAGCGCCCGCCCAGCGTGAGGAGATCCGTTGGGACCTGGCTAACCAGCCGGGAACTGTTCTGCAGGTCGATCCGGATGTCATGAAGGATGCCGCTGTCGAGTACGACGCGATGGCGCAGCGACTGCAGGAAGCTCTCGACAAGCAGCTTGAGGCCACGAAGTTCGGTTCGGCCGGTCGCGATGAGGTGTCCACCGCGGTGGCCAATGCCTCCGCGAAGACCAACGAGAACTTCGAGAAGGTCGCCAAGGACGGCATCGAGCAGCTCAAGCGCATTGCCGAGGCGTTCCGGCGCAACTCGCAGGCGTTCGTCGATCTCGAACGACACAACGCCGCCCGTATCAATGGTGTGGGGGAATAG
- a CDS encoding ESX secretion-associated protein EspG, whose amino-acid sequence MTVRLDFDELELTREITGNDLLPVVLAAGPRHEDEAEHRDALEGARARLKERNLLKGEDLHPTLRDMLTSASKATGQVAVRRWAGSQMLRLCLVEHGEAYVLLVNDGEGVAMRSVTGSLGAELWRYLGDATPLKFGSINAPAEQLALALNAEPAEMARRLIALGATKADAVAVAKAMARRGAMTEITAIRRVDGVTDRAPGGVAVYDTAFGRIMATPSTSADGALWATLTPATPQRMSHALKSLGLE is encoded by the coding sequence GTGACCGTCCGCCTGGACTTCGACGAACTGGAACTGACCCGCGAGATCACCGGCAACGACCTCTTGCCGGTCGTGCTGGCCGCTGGTCCGCGCCACGAAGACGAAGCCGAACATCGAGACGCTCTGGAGGGCGCGCGCGCCCGGCTGAAGGAACGCAACCTGCTCAAGGGCGAGGACCTTCACCCGACTCTGCGGGACATGCTGACTTCGGCCAGCAAGGCCACCGGTCAGGTAGCGGTACGCCGCTGGGCCGGATCGCAGATGCTGCGCCTGTGCCTGGTGGAGCACGGCGAGGCGTACGTGCTGCTGGTCAACGATGGCGAGGGTGTGGCCATGCGTTCGGTCACCGGGTCGCTCGGCGCCGAACTGTGGCGGTACCTGGGTGACGCCACACCACTGAAGTTCGGGTCGATCAACGCGCCCGCCGAGCAGCTGGCGCTGGCCCTTAACGCCGAACCCGCCGAAATGGCCCGGCGCCTCATCGCGCTCGGCGCCACCAAAGCCGACGCGGTAGCCGTGGCCAAGGCAATGGCTCGTCGCGGCGCGATGACCGAGATCACCGCGATTCGTCGCGTAGACGGTGTCACCGATCGCGCGCCCGGCGGAGTTGCCGTGTACGACACAGCATTTGGCCGGATCATGGCCACGCCGAGCACCTCCGCTGACGGCGCGCTGTGGGCAACTCTTACGCCTGCCACCCCGCAGCGGATGTCCCACGCGCTCAAGAGCCTTGGGCTCGAATAA
- a CDS encoding GAF domain-containing protein yields the protein MASAETTPQLAALAPRLDEIARLLGVRSVLVMRSEPGAMAVAATAGEAAEHYTVGSVGKKAGDDQNRVPLYCERVVDSGDEVFVRDSRVDELFAGNEDEIEFGLTNYLGLPVHNSAGQVVGTVCVLDEVAREYSPAERDELVGLRAQVETIVRADGSALG from the coding sequence GTGGCATCTGCCGAGACCACCCCCCAACTCGCTGCCCTGGCACCGCGGCTCGATGAGATCGCGCGCCTATTAGGTGTTCGATCGGTGCTGGTCATGCGTTCTGAACCTGGTGCGATGGCTGTCGCCGCCACGGCCGGCGAGGCGGCCGAGCATTACACGGTGGGATCCGTTGGCAAGAAAGCGGGCGACGACCAGAACAGGGTCCCTCTGTACTGCGAGCGGGTAGTGGACTCCGGTGACGAGGTTTTTGTGCGTGACTCGCGTGTCGACGAGCTTTTCGCGGGCAACGAGGACGAAATCGAGTTCGGCCTCACCAACTATTTGGGGCTTCCCGTTCACAACTCGGCCGGTCAGGTCGTCGGAACGGTGTGTGTGCTCGACGAGGTAGCGCGCGAGTACTCGCCCGCGGAGCGCGACGAGCTGGTGGGGTTGCGTGCCCAGGTCGAGACGATTGTCCGAGCCGATGGTTCAGCGCTGGGCTGA
- a CDS encoding ankyrin repeat domain-containing protein yields MEPDRDDAGETGDSPAEEAEHQARVAEQVAALAHELFDMAREGNASTLAAYLDSGAPVDLTNQAGDTLVMLAAYHGNASTVRSLIARGADVNRANDKGQTPLAGAVFKGSDDIVEILVKAGADPTAGTPSALDAARMFGKDEYLSLFGV; encoded by the coding sequence ATGGAACCTGACCGTGATGACGCCGGCGAGACCGGGGACTCTCCCGCGGAGGAAGCCGAGCATCAGGCCCGCGTTGCCGAGCAGGTCGCCGCGCTGGCCCACGAACTGTTCGATATGGCCCGGGAGGGCAACGCGTCCACCCTGGCCGCCTACCTGGACTCCGGGGCGCCGGTGGACCTGACGAACCAGGCAGGTGACACTCTGGTCATGCTGGCTGCCTATCACGGGAATGCGTCCACGGTTCGGTCGCTGATCGCGCGCGGTGCGGACGTCAATCGTGCCAATGACAAGGGCCAGACGCCGCTGGCCGGCGCAGTCTTCAAGGGCTCCGACGACATCGTCGAGATCCTGGTCAAGGCGGGTGCAGATCCCACCGCCGGGACCCCGTCCGCGCTCGATGCGGCGCGGATGTTCGGCAAGGACGAGTATCTGAGCCTGTTCGGCGTGTAG
- the serS gene encoding serine--tRNA ligase, translating into MIDLKFLRENPDAVRASQRLRGEDPALVDVLLDADTARRAAVSTGDTLRAEQKTASKKVGQATPEERPALLAAASELATQVKAAEAEQVVAEAAFTEAHKAISNVVIDGVPAGGEQDFVVRELVGEPNAIENPRDHVELGESLGLFDMERGAKVSGARFYFLTGYGALLQLGLLQLAVQTAVANGFTLLIPPVLVKPEIMGGTGFLGAHADEVYHLEEDDLYLVGTSEVPIAGYHSGEILDLNEGPLRYAGWSSCFRREAGSYGKDTRGIIRVHQFDKVEAFVYCKPEDAEAEHGKILGWERQMLAHIDVPYRVIDVAAGDLGSSAARKFDCEAWVPTQQAYRELTSTSNCTTFQARRLAVRYRDENGKPQTAATLNGTLATTRWLVAILENHQLPDGSVRVPAALVPFVGTEVLEPK; encoded by the coding sequence GTGATCGACCTCAAATTTCTGCGCGAAAACCCCGACGCGGTGCGTGCCTCGCAGCGTCTGCGAGGCGAGGACCCGGCGCTCGTTGACGTGCTGCTCGACGCCGATACGGCACGGCGGGCAGCGGTGTCGACCGGTGACACCCTGCGTGCCGAGCAGAAGACGGCAAGCAAGAAGGTGGGCCAGGCGACGCCCGAGGAGCGCCCCGCGCTGTTGGCAGCGGCGTCTGAACTTGCCACACAAGTCAAGGCCGCCGAGGCCGAGCAGGTAGTCGCCGAGGCCGCGTTCACCGAGGCGCACAAGGCGATCAGCAATGTAGTGATCGACGGCGTACCGGCCGGGGGTGAGCAGGACTTCGTGGTGCGCGAGCTGGTGGGGGAGCCGAATGCCATCGAAAACCCCAGGGACCACGTGGAATTGGGTGAATCGCTGGGCCTGTTCGATATGGAACGCGGCGCAAAGGTCTCCGGCGCCCGGTTCTACTTTCTCACCGGCTACGGAGCGCTGTTGCAACTCGGTCTGCTGCAGCTGGCCGTGCAGACCGCGGTGGCCAACGGCTTCACCCTGCTGATTCCGCCCGTACTGGTGAAGCCCGAAATCATGGGCGGTACAGGCTTTTTAGGCGCCCACGCCGACGAGGTGTATCACCTCGAGGAGGACGACCTGTATCTGGTGGGCACCTCGGAGGTGCCGATCGCCGGGTATCACTCCGGCGAGATACTCGACCTGAATGAGGGGCCGCTGCGGTACGCCGGATGGTCCAGCTGTTTCCGGCGTGAGGCCGGTAGCTATGGCAAGGACACTCGCGGCATCATCCGGGTGCACCAGTTCGACAAGGTGGAGGCCTTCGTCTACTGCAAACCCGAGGACGCCGAGGCGGAGCATGGCAAGATCCTGGGCTGGGAACGGCAGATGCTGGCCCACATCGACGTGCCGTACCGCGTTATCGATGTTGCCGCAGGTGATTTGGGTTCATCGGCCGCCCGCAAGTTCGACTGCGAGGCGTGGGTGCCGACGCAGCAGGCCTACCGAGAGCTGACCTCCACCTCCAACTGCACCACCTTCCAGGCGCGTCGGCTGGCGGTACGTTACCGCGACGAGAACGGTAAGCCCCAGACCGCCGCGACGCTCAACGGCACATTGGCCACCACCCGGTGGTTGGTGGCAATCCTGGAGAACCACCAGCTACCCGACGGCAGCGTTCGGGTACCGGCGGCCTTGGTGCCCTTCGTCGGAACCGAAGTGCTGGAGCCTAAATGA
- a CDS encoding DUF5718 family protein → MFDIELDELRSWFGFGVAGNFAGHLEQAGESADFVNVASNGVAPKGIFPWYVPGDDGFLGQFPLSHDETVLPDSDTPLNLQIEPEVGLACRVHWLGDVVASLEPFALGAFNDCSIRRPNAPKISYKKNWGSASKGVAQQFFEVSDLTPDGPTATLRLNCHLHTSDGQEHEYGVDSPLLGYSYYGEVLLDWITERLDNQKGSADTPLEDVGALMVAAGHPAHVLIGIGATKYTPLGESTYLQAGDEAVVRVYSTASDEASELRQRVRSVR, encoded by the coding sequence ATGTTCGACATCGAGCTGGACGAGCTGCGTAGCTGGTTCGGTTTCGGAGTCGCCGGGAACTTCGCGGGACACCTCGAACAGGCCGGGGAATCAGCTGATTTCGTGAATGTCGCCTCAAACGGTGTGGCACCCAAGGGAATATTTCCGTGGTACGTACCCGGTGACGACGGGTTCCTGGGCCAGTTCCCCCTCTCGCACGATGAGACGGTGCTGCCCGACAGCGACACTCCACTGAACCTGCAGATCGAACCCGAAGTGGGCCTGGCCTGCCGCGTGCATTGGCTCGGCGACGTTGTCGCGTCGTTGGAGCCGTTCGCGCTGGGTGCCTTCAACGACTGCTCGATCCGGCGTCCCAACGCTCCCAAAATCAGTTACAAGAAGAACTGGGGTTCAGCGTCCAAAGGCGTTGCGCAACAGTTCTTTGAGGTCAGTGACCTCACCCCCGACGGCCCAACGGCCACCCTGCGACTGAACTGTCACCTGCACACCTCGGACGGGCAGGAGCACGAGTATGGCGTGGACAGCCCGCTGCTTGGGTACTCCTACTACGGCGAGGTGCTGCTGGACTGGATCACCGAGCGCCTGGATAACCAAAAGGGTTCCGCCGATACGCCGCTGGAGGATGTGGGCGCGCTCATGGTGGCCGCCGGGCATCCCGCACATGTGCTGATCGGTATCGGGGCGACTAAGTACACGCCGCTGGGTGAATCCACGTATCTACAGGCGGGGGATGAGGCCGTGGTCCGCGTGTACAGCACCGCGTCCGACGAGGCGTCCGAGCTACGGCAGCGGGTTCGTAGCGTCCGCTAG